The following coding sequences are from one Oceanidesulfovibrio indonesiensis window:
- a CDS encoding MlaE family ABC transporter permease has protein sequence MPSTPSVITSSLAALGRPAIRAVGEMGAAVLFFAHGLVSGWTARGQFGKIIRQIYFIGVKSVFVIALIGLFTGMVLGIQGYYTLVKFGSEGLLGAAVALSLIRELGPVLTAIMLTGRAGSSMTAEIGVMRISDQIDALEVMDIPAMGYLVNPRIIASLISFPLLTAMFDVIGIFGGYLTGVVLLDINAGAYFHRIYAAVELYDVMGGFYKSIMFAVIVSTICCYMGYFTHMRRDGSGPEGVSNATTAGVVVSCVLILISDYILTSFLL, from the coding sequence ATGCCCAGCACACCATCCGTGATAACGTCTTCCCTTGCAGCGCTCGGCCGGCCGGCCATACGCGCGGTGGGAGAAATGGGCGCCGCGGTGCTCTTCTTCGCCCACGGTCTTGTCAGCGGATGGACCGCGCGCGGACAGTTCGGCAAGATCATCCGCCAGATATACTTCATCGGCGTCAAATCCGTATTCGTCATCGCGCTTATCGGTCTGTTCACGGGCATGGTTCTGGGCATCCAGGGCTATTACACGCTCGTCAAGTTCGGGTCCGAAGGGCTGCTGGGCGCCGCCGTGGCGCTCTCGCTGATCCGCGAGCTCGGCCCGGTGCTCACCGCCATCATGCTCACGGGCCGCGCCGGCTCCTCCATGACGGCGGAGATCGGCGTCATGCGCATTTCCGACCAGATCGACGCCCTTGAGGTCATGGACATCCCGGCCATGGGCTACCTGGTCAACCCGCGCATCATCGCCAGCCTCATCAGCTTTCCCCTGCTCACGGCCATGTTCGACGTCATCGGCATATTCGGCGGCTACCTCACGGGTGTTGTGCTTCTGGACATCAACGCAGGCGCCTACTTCCATCGCATCTATGCCGCGGTTGAACTGTACGACGTCATGGGCGGCTTCTACAAATCCATCATGTTCGCGGTCATCGTCTCCACCATCTGCTGCTACATGGGGTATTTCACCCACATGCGCCGCGACGGCTCCGGGCCCGAGGGCGTGAGCAACGCGACCACCGCCGGTGTTGTGGTGTCCTGCGTCCTGATTCTCATTTCCGACTACATCCTGACCTCTTTTTTGTTGTAA
- a CDS encoding GGDEF domain-containing response regulator: MTKALIQDAMRILIVDDSDTARMLLQTILQQAGYTNLVTARVAREALEVLGLRGDRPRDVDFDCILMDINMPGMDGIEATRIIKEDPDFKDIPVIMVTASEDEANLEKAFESGATDYINKPVRQIELTARIGSVLRLKHEMDMRKSRERELENLTRTFQELSNLDGLTGVANRRRFDDVYDREWRSARRDNADISLLMLDIDFFKAYNDRYGHLKGDACLTRVAQCLNKEIKRPRDLVARYGGEEFALILPETDLDGAHRIAESIRQRVLELNIEHADSETGVVTVSVGVASGKPSGMPSPADLLASSDKALYRAKLEGRNRVCLAE; this comes from the coding sequence ATGACCAAGGCCTTGATACAAGACGCCATGCGCATCCTCATCGTGGATGATTCGGACACGGCGCGGATGCTGCTGCAAACCATCCTCCAGCAAGCCGGCTACACCAATCTGGTGACGGCGCGCGTTGCAAGGGAGGCGCTGGAAGTGCTCGGCCTGCGGGGCGACAGGCCTCGGGATGTCGATTTCGACTGCATTCTCATGGACATCAACATGCCAGGCATGGACGGCATCGAGGCCACGCGCATCATCAAGGAAGACCCGGATTTCAAGGACATCCCTGTCATCATGGTTACGGCCAGCGAAGACGAGGCGAACCTGGAAAAGGCCTTCGAAAGCGGGGCCACCGATTACATCAACAAACCCGTGCGACAGATCGAACTCACCGCGCGGATCGGCTCGGTGCTCAGGCTCAAGCACGAGATGGACATGCGCAAGTCCCGCGAGCGGGAACTGGAAAACCTGACACGGACATTCCAGGAACTGTCCAATCTGGACGGCCTCACAGGCGTAGCCAACCGCCGCCGGTTCGACGACGTGTACGACAGGGAGTGGCGCAGCGCCCGCCGCGACAACGCGGACATCTCGCTGCTCATGCTCGATATCGATTTCTTCAAGGCGTACAATGACCGCTACGGCCACTTGAAAGGAGACGCCTGCCTGACCAGGGTGGCGCAGTGTCTGAACAAAGAGATCAAACGGCCGAGGGACCTCGTGGCGCGATACGGCGGCGAGGAGTTCGCGCTCATCCTCCCCGAGACGGACCTGGACGGCGCCCACCGTATAGCCGAGAGCATTCGCCAGCGTGTGCTCGAACTGAACATCGAGCACGCGGATTCGGAAACAGGGGTGGTCACTGTGAGCGTTGGCGTGGCCTCGGGAAAGCCCTCGGGCATGCCCTCGCCGGCCGATCTTCTGGCAAGCTCGGACAAGGCGCTCTACCGCGCCAAGCTGGAAGGCCGCAACCGGGTGTGCCTGGCGGAATGA
- a CDS encoding ABC transporter ATP-binding protein — protein sequence MDTSSWEITLDDLTLGYGDHVVLEGVSDALPAGKTSVILGGSGCGKSTLLKHILGLMKPMKGRILIGGRDLYSLPRSEFRAMRRKMGALFQDGALLGSLTLEDNVALPLKEHTKLSEKKIMEIVHHKLGLVGLAEFGGYYPSELSGGMKKRGGLARSIVSDPPLLLCDEPTSGLDPVNAATMDRLLKRMQERLGSTMVVVSHDLASLREIADHVLVLNEGRVAYAGDLQGMETSDDPYLRRFLNRDPEPEDVPA from the coding sequence GTGGACACATCTTCCTGGGAAATAACTCTCGACGACCTGACCCTCGGATACGGCGACCACGTGGTGCTCGAAGGCGTCTCCGACGCTCTGCCGGCCGGCAAGACATCGGTTATCCTCGGCGGATCGGGCTGCGGCAAGTCCACCCTGCTCAAGCACATTCTCGGACTGATGAAACCCATGAAGGGCCGCATCCTCATCGGCGGCCGCGACCTCTACTCCCTGCCTCGATCGGAGTTTCGGGCCATGCGGCGAAAGATGGGAGCTTTGTTCCAGGACGGCGCCCTGCTCGGCTCGCTCACGCTGGAAGACAACGTGGCCCTGCCGCTCAAGGAGCATACAAAGCTCTCGGAGAAGAAAATCATGGAGATCGTCCACCACAAGCTCGGACTTGTGGGTCTGGCGGAATTCGGCGGCTACTACCCCAGCGAACTTTCCGGCGGCATGAAGAAACGCGGCGGCCTGGCGCGCTCCATCGTAAGCGACCCGCCCCTTCTTTTATGCGACGAACCCACTTCCGGCCTGGACCCGGTGAACGCCGCGACCATGGACCGGTTGCTCAAGCGCATGCAGGAGAGGCTGGGCTCGACCATGGTCGTGGTCAGCCACGATCTGGCCAGCCTGCGCGAGATAGCCGACCATGTGCTCGTGCTCAACGAGGGCCGTGTGGCATACGCAGGCGACCTCCAGGGCATGGAGACCTCGGACGATCCGTACCTGCGCCGCTTCCTGAACCGCGACCCCGAACCAGAAGACGTCCCGGCCTGA
- a CDS encoding MlaC/ttg2D family ABC transporter substrate-binding protein, translating into MKKTCIIAALLACLCLPGLAQADATQDAESALRNAINNILSLLEQPTLDEEQLRSEIHAIFDFKALTARALGVHWRQFSAQQREEAADAMSQLLEATYRDALEKYSNQRVEYLSTSSMRANQVEIRTEVVSSAQRLPINYRMEDTSDQWRIYDVIIEGVSLVQNYRSQFQELMINKTPDELISVLKERAAKQRSKS; encoded by the coding sequence ATGAAGAAAACCTGCATCATAGCCGCACTGCTCGCGTGCCTGTGCCTTCCCGGCCTTGCCCAAGCCGACGCAACGCAAGACGCGGAGTCCGCTCTGCGCAACGCCATAAACAACATTCTTTCGCTTCTGGAGCAGCCGACTCTGGACGAGGAGCAACTCCGCTCCGAAATCCACGCGATCTTCGACTTCAAGGCGCTCACAGCCCGCGCACTGGGCGTGCACTGGCGGCAATTCTCTGCGCAGCAAAGGGAAGAGGCGGCCGATGCCATGTCCCAGTTGCTGGAGGCCACCTACCGGGACGCTCTGGAAAAGTACAGCAACCAGCGCGTTGAATATCTTTCGACAAGTTCCATGCGAGCGAATCAGGTGGAAATCCGCACCGAAGTCGTGAGCAGCGCCCAGCGGTTGCCCATCAACTACCGCATGGAAGATACGAGCGACCAATGGCGCATATATGATGTGATCATCGAAGGCGTCAGCCTCGTGCAGAACTATCGCTCCCAGTTCCAGGAACTCATGATCAACAAGACCCCGGACGAGCTCATCTCCGTGCTCAAGGAAAGGGCCGCCAAGCAACGCAGTAAATCCTGA
- the mlaD gene encoding outer membrane lipid asymmetry maintenance protein MlaD, producing MKKYTKESWVGVFVLVGLLCVGYLTIKLGKMEVIGGDDYVVQARFSSVSGLKAGAEVEVAGVRVGKVSAIQLDPQTYAALVSMRIGKGVELSEDTIASVKTSGLIGDKYIKLTPGGAPDTLADGEMIVDTESALDIEELISKYVFGGVS from the coding sequence ATGAAGAAATACACCAAGGAATCCTGGGTCGGAGTGTTTGTGCTCGTCGGCCTGCTCTGCGTGGGATACCTCACCATCAAGCTCGGCAAGATGGAGGTAATCGGCGGGGACGACTATGTGGTCCAAGCCCGGTTCAGCTCGGTTTCCGGGCTCAAGGCCGGCGCGGAAGTGGAAGTGGCAGGCGTGCGCGTGGGCAAGGTTTCAGCCATTCAGCTCGACCCGCAAACCTACGCTGCGCTGGTTTCCATGCGCATCGGCAAGGGCGTGGAGCTCTCCGAGGACACCATCGCTTCTGTCAAGACAAGCGGCCTGATCGGCGACAAGTACATCAAACTCACACCGGGCGGCGCTCCGGACACCCTGGCCGACGGAGAGATGATAGTGGATACGGAGTCCGCCCTCGACATTGAAGAGCTCATCAGCAAATACGTCTTCGGCGGCGTATCCTGA
- a CDS encoding MlaA family lipoprotein — MNRILSLLLLSLVFAVGSACSAQRAPGPDIASQPSEPAASRIADHADEDALARDALVAGRTGGPAAGFDEFGLLDLHPFFFDDTDLAFDFVANGGLRHTGLAADEYEYYDEYDEYATVADPLAGWNRFWFNFNDALYTGVLQPLGRGYNYVMPVKARVGVRNFFDNLKAPMYIANSLLQGKFKGAGVHMSRFIGNTAFGFLGFAGTFNDKKGIVETDTEDFGQTLAVWGFGDGFYLVLPILGPTTLRDGIGMGVDSTFFNPITYIAPWPFWQSEPWQWWTEYGVWAYQKFNYISFQLDYYDDFKATAISPYAAMRDAYIQMRRNKIAR; from the coding sequence ATGAACCGTATCCTGTCGCTGCTTCTCCTCTCTCTCGTCTTTGCCGTCGGTTCTGCCTGCTCGGCGCAACGCGCCCCCGGCCCGGATATCGCATCCCAGCCTTCGGAGCCAGCCGCCAGCCGGATCGCCGACCATGCAGACGAGGACGCGCTCGCCAGGGATGCCCTGGTGGCCGGGCGCACTGGAGGGCCCGCGGCAGGTTTCGACGAGTTCGGCCTTCTCGATCTCCACCCCTTCTTCTTCGACGATACCGACCTCGCATTCGATTTCGTCGCCAATGGCGGCCTTCGCCATACCGGTCTGGCGGCGGACGAGTACGAGTACTATGACGAGTACGATGAATACGCCACTGTAGCCGACCCGCTGGCCGGCTGGAACCGTTTCTGGTTCAACTTCAACGACGCTTTATACACAGGCGTCCTCCAGCCACTGGGCCGCGGCTACAACTACGTGATGCCTGTGAAGGCGCGCGTCGGCGTGCGCAACTTCTTCGACAACCTCAAGGCGCCCATGTACATCGCCAACTCCCTGCTCCAGGGGAAGTTCAAGGGGGCAGGGGTGCACATGTCCCGCTTCATCGGCAACACTGCCTTCGGATTCCTGGGTTTCGCCGGCACCTTCAACGACAAGAAGGGAATCGTCGAAACGGACACGGAAGACTTCGGCCAGACTCTCGCCGTATGGGGTTTCGGAGACGGGTTCTACCTCGTGCTTCCGATCCTGGGGCCCACCACTCTGCGCGACGGCATCGGCATGGGAGTGGACAGCACGTTTTTCAACCCTATCACCTACATTGCTCCGTGGCCGTTCTGGCAATCGGAACCATGGCAATGGTGGACCGAGTACGGTGTCTGGGCCTACCAGAAGTTCAACTACATCTCGTTCCAGCTGGACTACTACGACGACTTCAAGGCCACGGCGATTTCGCCCTACGCGGCCATGCGTGACGCCTATATCCAGATGCGCCGGAACAAGATCGCCAGGTAA
- a CDS encoding radical SAM protein produces MAKAKNYLMWNMTRKCNFRCHYCYYPHDNSPVQENLPVDRLRQFLDGTGREWVVGMTGGEPFLYPNFVDLCAALTETHKVSVDTNLSLTKEVARFARQIDPKRVHDLYVALHVEERERRGGMDAFVRNVNELTGRGFNVVVNYVLHPDLIHRYAEDRDRLAEQGVTITPRPFKGVHEDREYPAAYPAEAKAHFSDHPDAGKKTVFDFCGVLCNGGRSFIRMEPDGTVYRCAGEKTVMGNLLTGIALYEEPMPCRARRCPCLGPNHVVLAGAESCQFEGIKKANVGNAGEARALYAEALATDPAMSTARINQGMILWEAGETERAEAEFRQAVADDPTDPYAAGNLAAALALRGQFPPARAVVREFMDSDAHKLDKRFLEQLEANLNAGESPAGWPRSTTAILPRSRRTVTPVLVSKPS; encoded by the coding sequence ATGGCCAAAGCAAAAAACTACCTCATGTGGAACATGACGCGGAAGTGCAATTTCCGGTGTCATTACTGCTATTATCCGCACGACAACAGCCCGGTGCAGGAAAACCTGCCAGTGGACCGGCTCAGGCAGTTCCTCGACGGCACCGGCCGGGAGTGGGTCGTGGGAATGACCGGCGGCGAGCCTTTCCTCTATCCGAATTTCGTGGACCTCTGCGCCGCGCTGACCGAAACGCATAAGGTCTCCGTGGACACGAACCTGAGTCTCACCAAAGAAGTCGCCCGCTTCGCCAGACAGATAGACCCAAAGCGCGTGCACGATCTCTACGTGGCCCTGCACGTGGAAGAGCGCGAGCGCCGGGGCGGCATGGACGCCTTTGTGCGCAACGTGAACGAACTCACCGGCCGCGGCTTCAACGTGGTGGTCAACTACGTGCTGCACCCGGACCTCATCCACCGCTACGCCGAGGACCGCGACCGCCTGGCCGAACAGGGCGTGACCATCACCCCCCGGCCGTTCAAGGGCGTACACGAGGACCGCGAGTACCCGGCCGCCTATCCGGCCGAGGCCAAGGCCCACTTCAGCGACCATCCGGACGCCGGCAAGAAGACCGTGTTCGATTTCTGCGGCGTGCTCTGCAACGGCGGACGCAGCTTCATCCGGATGGAGCCGGACGGCACGGTCTACCGCTGCGCCGGGGAAAAGACCGTGATGGGCAACCTGCTCACCGGCATCGCACTATACGAGGAGCCCATGCCCTGCCGGGCGCGGCGCTGCCCGTGCCTGGGTCCGAACCATGTGGTGCTCGCCGGCGCGGAAAGCTGCCAGTTCGAGGGCATCAAGAAAGCCAACGTGGGCAATGCGGGCGAAGCACGCGCACTGTACGCAGAGGCCCTGGCGACCGACCCGGCCATGTCCACGGCGCGCATCAACCAAGGCATGATCCTGTGGGAAGCAGGCGAAACCGAGCGAGCCGAGGCCGAATTCCGCCAGGCAGTCGCCGACGACCCCACAGACCCGTACGCCGCCGGCAACCTGGCCGCAGCCCTGGCCCTGCGCGGACAGTTCCCGCCTGCCCGGGCCGTGGTCCGCGAGTTCATGGACTCGGACGCGCACAAGCTGGATAAGCGCTTTCTGGAGCAGCTCGAAGCGAACCTGAACGCGGGCGAATCCCCTGCCGGCTGGCCGCGATCCACCACGGCCATCCTGCCGCGATCCAGACGCACCGTGACGCCGGTGCTTGTCTCGAAGCCCTCGTAA
- a CDS encoding putative metalloprotease CJM1_0395 family protein produces MDQVLSTILGQTPAPNTQAAGSEQQPAALRTTRTRQSIGDNAAGNAGHEQPSGAARPLPSSGSNTTAVSAVAVEAGLNPRDVRELSAAELAKLTELQQRDQEVRSHEQAHIAAGGGLVVGGARYTHTQGPDGQQYAVSGEVSIDTAKVQGDPQATVEKAQAIRRAALAPAQPSGQDQAVAARAQAMETEARMELVQQRRTNGLAAYGAAEPPADRNPASAVDTAV; encoded by the coding sequence ATGGACCAGGTCCTCAGCACAATACTCGGGCAAACGCCTGCACCGAACACCCAGGCCGCAGGGTCGGAACAACAGCCCGCCGCCCTCCGCACTACCCGAACGCGCCAGTCGATTGGCGATAACGCCGCGGGAAATGCAGGCCATGAGCAACCGTCCGGGGCCGCCCGCCCGCTCCCTTCATCCGGCTCCAACACGACAGCCGTATCGGCCGTGGCTGTCGAGGCCGGCTTGAACCCGCGCGACGTAAGAGAACTCTCTGCGGCGGAACTCGCCAAACTCACGGAGTTGCAGCAGCGCGACCAGGAAGTGCGCTCCCACGAGCAGGCGCACATTGCAGCCGGCGGCGGCCTTGTGGTGGGCGGCGCCCGCTACACCCATACCCAGGGACCGGACGGCCAACAGTACGCCGTATCCGGCGAGGTCTCCATCGACACGGCAAAGGTGCAAGGCGACCCCCAAGCCACCGTGGAGAAAGCGCAGGCCATTCGCCGCGCCGCTCTCGCCCCGGCCCAGCCCTCGGGCCAGGACCAGGCCGTGGCCGCCAGGGCGCAGGCCATGGAGACCGAAGCGCGCATGGAGCTCGTGCAGCAGCGCCGTACAAACGGTCTCGCTGCGTACGGGGCTGCCGAGCCGCCTGCCGACCGGAATCCGGCGTCCGCGGTCGATACCGCCGTCTAG
- a CDS encoding ABC transporter ATP-binding protein, producing MASETIIRVENFTAAYGNTVIIDDIDFTVQRGEIFVILGGSGCGKSTLLKHMIGLYKPATGHIYIEDQDISTASGRTRQKLLSRIGVMYQSGALFGSMTLLQNVRLPLEEFTNLPDEAMDLICRMKLSLVGLAGTEGRMPSELSGGMQKRAAIARAMALDPPILFLDEPSAGLDPVTSAEIDRLILDLRASLGMTFVIVTHELASIYTVADRIIMLDKTTKKILAEGDPRTLRDTSENERVRQFFLRQAETTSQT from the coding sequence ATGGCGAGCGAAACGATCATCCGCGTGGAAAACTTCACCGCCGCATACGGCAACACCGTGATCATCGACGATATCGATTTTACGGTGCAGCGCGGAGAGATTTTCGTGATCCTGGGCGGCTCGGGCTGCGGCAAATCCACCCTGCTCAAGCACATGATCGGCCTGTACAAGCCGGCAACCGGCCACATCTACATCGAGGACCAGGACATCTCCACAGCCTCGGGCCGGACGCGGCAAAAGCTGCTTTCGCGCATCGGCGTGATGTACCAGTCCGGCGCGCTGTTCGGCTCCATGACACTCTTGCAGAACGTGCGCCTGCCTCTGGAGGAGTTCACCAACCTGCCGGACGAGGCCATGGACCTGATCTGCCGCATGAAGCTTTCCCTGGTGGGGCTGGCCGGCACCGAAGGACGCATGCCCTCGGAACTTTCCGGCGGCATGCAGAAGCGCGCGGCCATTGCCAGGGCCATGGCCCTCGACCCGCCCATACTCTTTCTGGACGAACCCTCCGCCGGCCTGGATCCGGTGACCTCGGCCGAGATCGACCGGCTTATCCTGGACCTCAGGGCATCGCTGGGCATGACCTTCGTCATCGTCACCCACGAACTCGCATCCATCTATACGGTGGCGGATCGGATCATCATGCTGGACAAGACAACGAAAAAGATACTAGCCGAAGGCGATCCCCGCACGCTCCGGGATACGTCCGAGAACGAACGCGTGCGGCAGTTCTTCCTGAGGCAAGCCGAGACGACGAGCCAGACATGA
- a CDS encoding ABC transporter permease, which produces MTDAPRATAAASGSTLSLKGRLDAKGVAQVWDEAVAAVDKAAISVLDLSGVEYLDGAGAALVMEIEITTLQRGGRIQRQGLNPDFASQLQPFDPERLAKAREQEQPRWSLPEDVGRAAYAFWRDFRDLIGFVGAAGQAFAAAVLMPHKIRWKDTIAIAESAGANALPIVALIGSLMGLIMAFQSAIPLQRFGADIYIADMLGIAMVRELGALVTAILLAGRSGSAFAAEIGTMKVNEEINALTTMGLNPLSFLAVPRVLAAMAVTPLLTMFFNLFALAGGAIVVMGFGYSFTTYTQRVVASLTMGDVIGGLFKAFVFSILVAGIGCHRGLSTGTGARAVGASTTSSVVSGLVLIAVADGIMAVTFYMLGI; this is translated from the coding sequence GTGACCGATGCCCCCAGAGCCACAGCCGCCGCGAGCGGATCGACCCTTTCCCTGAAAGGACGACTGGACGCCAAAGGCGTCGCCCAGGTCTGGGACGAGGCCGTGGCCGCCGTGGACAAGGCCGCCATTTCCGTGCTGGACCTCTCCGGCGTGGAGTACCTGGACGGCGCCGGAGCGGCCCTGGTCATGGAGATCGAAATAACCACCCTGCAGCGCGGCGGCCGTATCCAGAGGCAGGGGCTCAACCCGGACTTCGCCTCCCAGCTCCAACCCTTCGACCCGGAGCGGCTGGCCAAAGCCCGGGAGCAGGAGCAGCCGCGCTGGTCGCTGCCCGAGGATGTGGGCCGCGCCGCTTACGCCTTCTGGCGGGACTTCCGCGATCTCATCGGTTTCGTGGGAGCAGCCGGCCAGGCATTCGCGGCGGCCGTGCTCATGCCGCACAAGATCCGCTGGAAGGACACCATCGCCATTGCCGAATCCGCCGGGGCCAACGCCCTGCCCATCGTCGCGCTCATCGGCTCGCTCATGGGCCTGATCATGGCGTTTCAGTCCGCCATACCTCTTCAGCGCTTCGGCGCAGACATCTACATAGCCGACATGCTCGGCATCGCCATGGTCCGCGAACTCGGCGCACTGGTCACGGCCATTCTGCTGGCTGGCCGGTCCGGCTCGGCCTTCGCAGCCGAGATCGGCACCATGAAGGTCAACGAAGAAATAAACGCCCTGACCACCATGGGCCTCAATCCGCTGAGCTTTCTCGCCGTGCCGCGTGTACTGGCGGCCATGGCTGTCACGCCGCTGCTCACCATGTTCTTCAACCTCTTCGCCCTGGCCGGCGGCGCGATCGTGGTCATGGGATTCGGTTACTCTTTCACCACGTACACGCAGCGGGTGGTAGCGTCCCTCACCATGGGCGACGTGATCGGCGGATTGTTCAAGGCGTTCGTGTTCAGCATCCTGGTGGCTGGCATCGGCTGCCACCGCGGTCTGTCCACCGGCACCGGAGCCCGCGCCGTAGGCGCGTCCACCACCTCGTCCGTGGTCTCCGGACTCGTGCTCATCGCCGTTGCCGACGGCATCATGGCGGTCACTTTCTACATGCTGGGTATCTGA
- a CDS encoding ABC-type transport auxiliary lipoprotein family protein has protein sequence MRPFRYAALRLLATMALLAVTLLAAGCLGELSQPSPSKRYYTLNPLRDGAPLLEKPLSERIKIRRLTAAPSFSSRELVYKLEDGAFVTDYYHLFLAPPADQVSQAMTRWIRDAGLFAAVLPPSSSTDSLYVLETNIEELYADYSAKPSQTMARLHATLIRDDGMEYSIIMDRTYSERASVEGEGAAGVVQAMEAAFAAMFAQLELDIAEQVADSEN, from the coding sequence ATGAGGCCTTTCCGATACGCCGCCCTGCGGCTGCTGGCGACCATGGCCCTGCTGGCCGTGACGCTGCTTGCTGCAGGCTGTCTGGGCGAGCTCTCGCAACCGAGCCCGAGCAAGCGTTACTACACGCTGAACCCGTTGCGGGACGGCGCTCCGCTGCTGGAGAAGCCCCTGTCCGAGCGCATAAAGATTCGGCGACTCACCGCCGCCCCAAGCTTCAGCTCGCGTGAGCTCGTCTACAAACTCGAAGACGGCGCGTTCGTCACGGACTACTACCACCTCTTCCTGGCCCCACCCGCGGACCAGGTGAGCCAGGCCATGACCCGCTGGATACGGGACGCCGGACTGTTCGCCGCCGTGCTTCCGCCAAGCAGCAGCACGGACAGCCTCTATGTCCTGGAGACGAATATCGAAGAGTTGTATGCGGACTACTCCGCCAAGCCATCGCAGACCATGGCCCGGCTGCACGCCACCCTCATCCGGGACGACGGCATGGAGTACTCCATCATCATGGATCGCACGTACTCCGAGCGCGCATCGGTGGAAGGAGAGGGCGCCGCCGGCGTTGTTCAGGCCATGGAAGCGGCTTTCGCCGCCATGTTCGCGCAGCTGGAGCTGGATATCGCAGAGCAGGTTGCCGACAGCGAAAACTGA
- a CDS encoding MlaD family protein, producing MSDTTNHFKLGLFIIVGSLLILGTAAVLGAGALWRENTIPAETYFNESVQGLDVGAPVKFRGVQIGRVKRIGFLSQRYDPKGDTGRYVLVGMELSEKTMENFLNDRDIETTVPKLVAQGLRVRMTTQGLTGVGYLEVNFFDPQANPQLPLTWEPDTLYIPSAPSTLSRLESAFDSISRLFKKLDDMDFQSLIQTIQSFVQSLDKALQEADVATLGELVGQNLSELRDILHRVNTLLNAPEADTLIPNASASVSAARRILEDNEQNLHEIVNTVRDAAAKFDRAATALDDFLDNPQLQKGADKLPETLDNVQQASMEIRKAAVQLKRLLRSLDDLVINERDDVSALVEDLRSVLRNLDELTGDVKQNPARLFFGEPPPEAPLEDKR from the coding sequence ATGAGCGACACCACCAACCATTTCAAGCTTGGGCTTTTCATTATCGTCGGCTCACTGCTCATACTGGGCACAGCCGCCGTGCTGGGGGCAGGCGCTCTGTGGCGCGAAAACACCATCCCGGCGGAGACGTACTTCAACGAGTCCGTGCAGGGTCTGGATGTGGGCGCGCCCGTCAAGTTTCGGGGCGTGCAGATAGGCCGCGTCAAGCGCATCGGCTTCCTCTCCCAACGGTACGACCCGAAAGGCGATACCGGACGGTACGTGCTCGTCGGCATGGAACTCTCCGAGAAGACCATGGAGAACTTCCTCAACGACCGGGACATCGAGACTACCGTGCCCAAGCTCGTGGCGCAGGGGTTGCGAGTGCGCATGACCACCCAGGGGCTCACCGGCGTGGGCTACCTGGAGGTCAACTTCTTCGATCCCCAGGCCAACCCCCAGCTCCCGCTAACCTGGGAGCCGGATACCCTGTACATTCCCTCGGCCCCGTCCACGCTGAGCCGCCTGGAAAGCGCTTTCGACTCCATCTCCCGGCTCTTCAAGAAGCTTGACGACATGGACTTCCAGTCCCTCATCCAGACCATCCAGAGTTTCGTGCAGAGCCTGGACAAGGCGTTGCAGGAAGCGGACGTGGCCACCCTGGGCGAACTCGTCGGCCAGAACCTCTCCGAGCTGCGCGACATCCTGCACCGCGTGAACACCCTGCTCAACGCGCCCGAGGCCGACACCCTCATACCCAATGCCTCGGCCAGCGTCTCCGCGGCACGGCGCATCCTTGAAGACAACGAGCAGAATCTGCACGAAATCGTCAACACCGTGCGGGATGCGGCCGCGAAATTCGACCGCGCCGCCACCGCTCTGGACGACTTCCTGGACAACCCGCAGCTCCAGAAAGGCGCGGACAAGCTTCCGGAAACCCTGGACAACGTCCAGCAGGCGTCCATGGAAATCCGCAAGGCCGCCGTGCAGCTCAAGCGCTTGCTCCGCAGCCTGGACGATCTCGTCATCAACGAACGAGACGACGTGTCCGCACTGGTGGAAGACCTTCGGAGCGTACTCCGCAATCTGGACGAGCTGACCGGCGACGTGAAGCAGAATCCCGCACGGCTCTTCTTCGGCGAGCCGCCGCCGGAAGCTCCCCTGGAGGATAAACGATGA